One Companilactobacillus heilongjiangensis genomic window, CATTGGGGATACGTTCATTCAGACAGAGATGTAGCCTATTATCTATTGAAAGGTTGGTATGACGAAACTTACAATATGGGAAGCTACTTAGGAACACGTGGTCATTTTGGACACAGAGCTGCGATAATCTATTCCGGACCAACCGTTGCAGTCGGTATGTCTAACGATGCTTCATCTTTCGTTGCTGACTGGGCACCAGGTAATGACTTCATGAATCTCTATAATTATACGGGAACTTCGCCAAACACTAAATTTGTTTCCAAAGATTCCGTTCGATAAAAAAAAAGAAGGAAAATCCTCTGCGATTTTCCTTCTTTTTACTTGCTATAAGTTAGATAAGCAATTCCATTAACCTTCTTAGCTGATTCCAAGTTAAACTCTTTGAACTTGGTTTTGTCAGAAAACAGTGGAATACCACTACCCAAAACGATTGGAACGATACCGATTTGATAACTATCAATCAAATCACTATTTACTAGTGGAGCGATAATACTACTGCCACCGATAATCCAGACGTCTTTCTTTGATGGTTGGCTCTTCAGCATTTCGACCAAATCAACAACGTTATCCCGGATAAAGTTAATATTACCAAGGCTCTCAGTTGGATGTGTCGTTAAAATATAATTTTCAAACGAATCATACGGATAATTATTAGGTGATAATTTGTTGGCTACTTGCTCGTAAGTTTTCCGTCCCATTACCACTGTATCAATATGTTTAGTTAATCTTTCATATTCACGATCAGTCGTTTCCCCCGAAGTAAAGTCACTATCAATTAAAAAATCAATATTGCCATCTGTTTCAGCAATAAAGCCGTCCAAAGTTTCAGCGATAAACAAGATAACTTTGCGTGCCATGATTTTGTCCTCCAATTGACCTATTTAGTTGAAACAATTATATAATCAATTGGCGGTAAATACATAACTTCAAGCAATATTTTAATTTTACTTTTTGTCATTTATTTTATTTCTGCAAATTATTCTATCTATTGGTCTCGATTATTGTTATACTAAAACCGATGCAGCTTTTATAAGTGGCAATCTCAGTCACTTTGTATCGGGAAATAGGCAGGTGTGGTCACCTGTCTATTTTTTTGCGCTTTTTTTAATCGCCTATATCTGTTCCATCAATAATTCTATGTAGAAAGCTTTTACCATTTTCAGGTGCTTCAACTCCAAAATAATCAGCTCCAGTAGCTCCAACATCAGAAAGCGTTGCTCGATCACCTACATATTTATTATGTGTACCCTCTTTGTAAATAAGTAACGGTGTACGTTCACGTGTATGTAGTGTAAACCCAATCGTTGGGTCATCCCCATGATCAGCCATAACAATTAAAATATCGTCACCCGTATATAGCGGTAATACTTCTTCCAATTTTTTATCAGCCTTTTCCAAAACATCGGCATAACTAACAGGGTCTTCAGCATGACCTGCCAAATCGGTCTCTTGAATATTCATGAACAATAATCCATTTTTCATATCCTTAGACTGTTCTATAAATTTATCAAACAAATAATTTGTATCTACACCAGGGAATTTTCTGTCAGTATCAACATTTATGATATCTGACGTTTTACCAACTAGTGCAACATCAATATCAGAACGATGAAGTATTTGAGGTAATTGAACTTTAGGATTTATTCCATACCCTAAATGAATAACATGATAGTCAACGTTATAAACACCAGACTCGGGAGCTGAAACTCCAACATATTTTTCATGCTCTATCTTTAAAGCTTTCAAAATATCCTTCAACGTAACTTCACGACCACCAAAGGCAATTACACGAGAAACCTTAACAACGCTTCTCACAGACTCACCCAATCTAGTAATCTCATCAAACGGCATCTCATCTAAAGCCGCTGTGACATTATAAACTTGACCTGGGTCTGCCTCAAGATTATCTCCAATTGTCGCACAATCGTTTACAAGCAATAGCTGATACCCGGGATCACCATATCTCTTAACATCAAAACCGTCCTTTTTTACTTGTGCCTCGACTGTATCAATTACTTCATTAAATGGTTGTAATAAAGGCATTTTAGGCTTTGTTCCCATTATTTCCTGATGAGCCAAATAAGAATCAGCCCCATGATGCATTAAATTAGAAGTACCCCAATTAGCAGTCGTAGAGAATTTAAAGTCTCCTCTTTCTTCACCAATTGCATTCATTAATCCTAGTTTAATTAAATTTGGTATTTTAATTTGTGGAACCGCTTTAATGATATTTAAAGCAGTATTAGCCCCAATATCATCAGGACGTACCTTAGGCACATCGTCCATTGCGCCAACACCAAAACTATCTAAAACAATAACTCCAAACTTGCCCATATTACTTAACTCCTTTCGCTAATTCTCTTCCCTGTGTATCATACAAACCAATCAATTTTGGACTTCCAGTATGTAACCCTTTAACAAGTGCAACTGTACTTCTCGTTACGAACATCTGAGTTCTGCTTGACATTACTACTGGTAAACCAGATTTAAACTTTTTATTTAATTCTAAATAATAATCAATACTTGAGTTATCTAGTGGTAAAACTTCTGCAGACTCTACCTTATCGCCATCTTTGACAATCGCATTTTTGAGATGACCCCTGCGATAGTAACCACCACCATAGATAAAACTATGATCACCATAACTATGTGAAATTTCACTCACATAACAATAAGCAGGTTTTTCTGGCAAGTCCTTTGTTGCATGCATTGGTGTCGTCCCTGTAAGTGAGTGACCTGGCTCACCCTCTGTACCGCCTAATTCACTGATCAGCTTAATTGATTTAGTAGCAGTTGCTGACGGCAAGCTAACGACAGAACATTCAACTCCGTGCTTATTAAATAATTCTTTAGCCTTTTTTACAGTTTCCATATTCGATGTTGAATGATAATCACCAGTTTTTTCATCGAATAAAATGGCAGGAAATGTCGTTAGCCCGACAACTTTTACATTAGACAAATCTCTCAATTCACTTAATTGATTATCCAACTCATCCAGCGTAAATCCGCCAACCTGTCCTGGATAAATATCATCTTTAGTATCTTGAATCTTTAAAATTACTGGTTGAATTTTACCCACAGCCTTTGCGGCCTCATTCAAATCGACAGTATTTTCAAGTGAATACATCGTAAAATATTTAGTTCCATAGGAAATTATCTTTTTTAACAAAGCCTTAGGTGTTTGAACCAAATGTCCAACATTTCCTAAATTCAATCCATTTTCCATAAAAACTTCTGCTTCTCGAAAATCTACTACGACTGCATTTTCAATACCTGCTGATTGAATTTCTTTAGCTACAATAGGATTTCGACCCAATTGCTTAGTCATATAGAGTAATTCGACACCATATTTTTTAGCTTCAGCCACCATCTTAACTGTATTATCATGTATCATATCCAAATCAATTACGTAAGTGTCTGGCAGTATTTGACCCGTTTTATGTAATTCGAAAGCAAAGTCTATCAACTCCGGATTATGTTTTTCAAGCTGTTTCAAAAACATTGTTACTTCACCACCTTGCCAATACTGTTCTTTAATATGCGTACAATGGTATCTGCACCACATCTGTATGGATTAATACGAATTGTCGTTTTAAGTAATTCTGGATCATATTCTTTAAACGTTCCCGAAACTCTGTAAAACATCGGAATAATCTCATACTTAGACTCAGCCCCAACTGGATTTGGAGCAGCTCCAAGCGCATTAGTATACTTTAAGATTTCTTGAGCAATTGGCTTTTCAAATTCAACCAATAAGACCTTGGATTGGGCATTAGCCACATAAGCTGAAGCAATCCCTGATACTTCATTACTATTAAGTCTTTCAACCAACTCATTAACTACACGTGCCTGATTGGCTAAAGCAACCGGAGCATATGTTAGTCCTCGCAAAACATCTAGAGCCTCATGACCTTGAACTTGGGAACCACCAGAATAATTTTCCTTGCGTAATTTATCCAATTCCTCTTTGTTCCCAACGATACAGCCGATACCTTCGGGCCCAAGTAATTTAAATGTGGAGAAACAACTAAGTGATGCACCCAACTCAACACCAATTTTATTAACCTTCATAACGGCATAATTATCATCTGTGACGATGGGAATATTAGGATATCTTTCTTTAAGATACGAAATGACCTTTTCCATAGAATAAGAGTCACTAGGCTGTTGACGTGTATATTGAATCAAAATTGCCGAAATGCCTTTAGGTAAATCTTGATTTTCAATGTCGTTATAATCCACTGCCACTGTTTTAATGCCCATACTGTCAATCGAGACCTTAGTCGTTGGGTAAATTGGTGCTCGATGAACTAGTAATTGTTCACCAGGCTTTAAAACAGAGTGTAAAGCTAGTCGAATGGCTGACGTTCCGGATCCTCTGACTAACATTGCTGCTTCAGTACCAAAGAAATCAGCTAGAACTTCTTCAACCTTCTTGGTATATCTAGGTTGATTGAGACCCGGAACAACTCCCAAGTCACCTCGGCTCAATAATTCATTACCTTCAAAATGACGAGTCATTGCATCAACCAATTTGAATTGTTTATCGAGGGCAGCATCTATTGAGATGCTCTCCAAAGGATACGTTTTAAATTTAGGCATTGATATCACCATAGATTCTATGTGGATTTTCATTTAACATTTTATTAATGAATTCTTCAGAAACACCAGCTTCCTGAAGTTGAGGTACAAAGTTATCTAGTAAATATGAATAACCATTACCACCGTTTTCTTTTAAGTGTGATTTTCTTGTAATATCCATAGACATTACTACTTGATCAGCAAATCCTGCTGCTTCAATATCCTTAAGCATTTGAACCCTAATAGAATCTGCTAAATAGTTATTTTTTCCAATGGTATCGAATTCCACATTAATACCTGTCTTCAACATATCAATGACATAGTCAGAACTTGCTGATAAATCAACATGCCCAATTACAATCTTGCTCAGATCTGCATGGTTACGTACGAAGTAATTAACTTGTTCATGGCCTAATGTTCCAATTGATGTATGAGTACTGATTGGGCAACCAGTTTCTTTTTGTGCAATAACAGCAGCATCAAATACCTTGCCTTCGCCTTCAGTCCACTTACCTTTGGTAGTAGCAATTTCTCCAATAACTCCAGCCTTAACGTTTGTGCCCTTAATTCCGACTTGAATATCTTTAATCATTCCTTCTGCTAGTTGGTTAACTGACAATCTAAAAACTTCGACTGGTAGAAATGCATCTTGATAAAATCCGGTAGATTGAACAATATTGATTCCGGACTCTTCAGCAACTTTTTGTGCGTAAGGAATATTTCTTCCCATTCCTCGATTACTCATATCAATAACATTACGAACTCCTTTGGCATACAAGTCCTTAAATTCTTCAATTACAAGTCTTTGTGAATCAAGATGACAATCTTCATTATGCTTAACTTCCGACAAATCAATTGGAATATGTTCGTGTGAATAAACCATACCAGGTACTAACATGTGAAATTCCTCTTTCCTTTAATTTAAAAAATCATTATTACTCTTAAAATATTAAGTAGAACACCAAATGCAATTGTTGCGATAGGACCAACTGCCATATCTACTAATGGTTTCTTTGATTTCTTATTTAATAGCCAGAAACCAATAACCCAGAAGAAACCGATATTGGCAGCCATCTTATTACATGCGATAGCAGCACCTATTAACAGTGCAATTGCAATTGTATCTTGTAACGATGTTCTAATATGTTCACCCATATCTCTCAAACCAGGGAACTTATCCAATCCTTTAGCAGTTGCTGCTAATAATTGAACTTCAATCCACATCCAGACAAAACCGGCGATGAAAGCTACAATTGGTTGACCTTTCAGTAAAAGACCAAGTGCAAAGATAATTGTTGTTCCGGCCATACCGTAAACACCAGTTACGATGGCTGTTGAGAATACCAACGGAATGAAACCAATAGCACGAGCAAATGTAGCAATAGCTGCTTCCATAACTTGATTCTTAACTAACAATTGTTGTGGTAACACATCAACAGCAATAATTAACATACTTGATGCAGCTGTAATTAAACCACCCATAATTGATAGCCAGATCCAGTTACCTTTGATACGACCAACACGTTTTGAGAACACATTGACTAGACTCGCATTAGAATTCCCATCGCCTTTAATTTGTGCAGCGAAGTAAATCATACATACCATTGCAACTAACAAAGCCATACCAATGGCATTTAATGTAATTGTGTAACCATTTACTTTGAAAGTACCAAACTTCGTAGCTAATAAGTAAGCCAAGAATGTTAAACCAAATGTGATGAAACCTTTCTTGGGATTGTGTTGACTTGCAACAGCAAGTGCTGGAAACGCACAAAATGCTAACAAAATTGGACCGCTCATTAATGAAAGTGCAGGCAAGAAATTAAATGGTAACATCTTGAACATTGCAACAATTGAAGAAAGTCCAAATAGCAAACCTGCACCATAGATGGCACCTACGATACCAGCTAAAGCTGTACCCCATTTGTTGTCTGGAGTCCATGTACCAATAACATCGGCTGCCAGTAAAATACTATGGGCAACCAGAATTGTTGACCCAATTGAAACAGGAATACCAAAACCAATGATTAAACCAAAACTGACGGCAAAACTGGTAGCAGCCAATTCTTTTCTAGTAATCTTGCCTTCAATATATTCAGGCATGATGGGTCTCAACCCATCGTTAAAAACGGCAATACCACGATTGGCTAGGATTGATCCGACACCACCAACGGCAGCAATTAATATGTAATTAATCAGCGTAGTAACATTCATTGTTATACCTTCCTTTATTTGTTTTCAATATACTGTATATTGTATATTGAAAGATAGATAAACAGAGTTAAATTATTTCACTAAATATTTCACTAAAATTGGTAGTACAGTATCCTTAGTATTAATGGTAAAACCAAATGCTACTTTACCTTTATTATTAATTTGATCCGCAATTTCTTCTTCGGATAACACTTTTGATGGTGACGCTACAGTAACTGTTTTATCTGACCCTAGAAGTGCCGTTGCCATTGCCAATGCTCCACCAGCTCCTGTTTCACATGCACCAATATAATAATCTGCTTCTCCAGCTTGGATTGACATTGCTGCTTCAAGATCATTCTTAACAGTTATTTCAACATCCTTATCACCAATCATTTTTTTCAAATCAGCTTCAATCTCATCTTTACCCATTTGACCACCGATTACAATTTTAATCATTTTGATTCCTCCTTAATATGTTCAAAACATGTAGCAAAATATATTTCGTCTCACCTTCTGTGAATTCTACTGGTGATTTTGATTTTAAATCATTCCAGACAGATCTCGCAACTTTGTACTCTGGTTTCCCAGAAACTTGTTGCCACAATTCATCTGGCATTTCATCAACCTTCTTATTTTCAAACATACGGTTAATTGCCACTGATAGATGAATCAATAGCATTTCATTATCATTACTGTAATAATTTTTCAAAAAATAATCATCGACATCTGTTAAAAAGTCAAAGGAGTCCTGATCCAACTTTCCCAGTCTGTGCAGTACCTTCAACTTCTCTTCAGTAGTTTCTTTCATTTCTGTCACCTCCTAATATTCGGGTAAAATTTCACCAGAAATTACTGCTTTTTGAACAGATGTAATCTTATCAATATCGGCATATCTTTGAACAATTTCCTTAATAAATGTATTACCCTTTTTACATAATAATGCTGCGCTTGATGACTTTTTAACTAATTCACTATCAATCGGACTGTACGAAACTGGATAATTTTTTTCTTCGACTTCATCCCGGTTCCAAATTGCGGCATCAATACTTCCATTTTCAATTCTTTGAACAATTTGGTTATAAGGTGTCTCAATCATTTTTACATCATGATTTTTAACGATTTCCTGCGTCAGAATTTTGTAATCGATTGAGTATGAATCAACACCAATGCTCATGCCATCGTATATAAAGTCATTTCTGCCTTTCTTATGTACAATAACATGCTCTGAAACGTAAGTTTTTTGTGGAAGTAATGTGACAAGGTCAACATCATTGTGTTTTACTAGATAATCGGCTGTTAGCCCTGAAGTAACTATAAAGTCATAACGATTACTATTTAATCCATTCAAACGATTTATAGAGCCATTAACATAAGCTAAATTTAAATTCAATTTCTTATCTTCAAATGACTTATAAAAGCCAGTGCTTAAACCCTCGTAATATTTCGTATATGGTAATGGCATAGCGCAAACGATATTTCTATCATCAAGATAGTTCAACAACTTATCCTGATCTTGATCTACTAGATACGTTCCCATATGTCCTTTGGATACAGTGACGATTGCCTTATCAGTCTTCAAAGTCTCTAATGCACTTTGCATCGTTCCTCTTGAGGTATTAGTTTCGTTACACAACTCATCAACAGTTGGAACTTTATCGCCTACTCCCAATGTAAAAAACTTCTTTGCTAGATAGATCAAAGCAATACCTTTTTTTTGATATTGTATTTCTCGCATTATTACATCTCTTTCCCAATATACGGTTTTTAATATATTGCTTTCAACGACATTAGTGTAAGCCCTTGCATAATTTATGTCAATATATTTTTTACCATAACCTGTATATCCATATTATTTTCTTAACATATCTATTAGAACATACAAAAAAGGAATCATACAAATGTTTGTATGATTCTCTTCTAAATATATTTCACATCGAGCACTCACAACAAGTTTGTTAACTGTTTAATAAATTCTTCATAAGTCCTAGCTTTAACTAATTCTGCAATATTTTTAGGATCCACTGCAATTTGTGATAAATCATCAAAGATGTTTCTATATGATTGTTTATTCTCCTTATTAACCGCCAACAAAAACATTAAATTAACTTCATGATTATCTTCATTCCACAAAATACCTTTTGGAGCAATAACAACATACCCTTGTGTCTTCAAGGCAATCATTTGCATAGAATGTGGTATTGCCACGCGTCCAAAAGCCGTACTTGACATATTCTCGCGAGCTTTTAACTTGTCAGAAAATTTTTCAGGAATAACATTTTTACTCTCCAGTTCATCACATACGGTCTGAAAAATATCATCCCTCTCAACCTTATCATCTACTACTTTAAAATTATCCTTCGGGAAAAACCTTTCCAAATTACTTGTAAAATTAATTTTCTGCTGCTGATGTTTATGACTTTCGATCAATTGATTAATACGTTTGTAATCTGCTTGAGTCATAAACTGCGAAATATTAGCATGATTTATTCCTGGCAACTGATATTCTGAATTAACTTGAATCACAAAATCAACTTTACGTGGATAATCTTTCTCATTTATCATTTCAGGAGTATGAACAACACTCCCAATAACCATATCTTGACTAAAAAGTCGTTCCAACCTGCTAGCAAAATCATCTGTATCATTTTGATAATCAGGCATTAAAACAACAACGTACAGCTTATGTAAATCATTTATATACTCTGACACTGCATTACCAATATGCATTGCAATATAAGCAATTTCGTCGTCCTCCAAAGTAACATGTTCTATTTCTTCCATTCGATTAGAAATCAAAACTGCACATTCATAAATAATAGGAGAAGACTTTCTTATACTTGCAGTCATTGGATTACGCTCAACATATCCTCGTGAGGAACGCTCAAGCAGACGCTGAATATGAATGGCAAATTGCTCTCTAAAATTCAAAACTCTCAAATCAATATTTAGCATCGAATTAACATACTTTATTAAATCGTCAACCAACACGACAGTACTATGTTTAACTGTATCTTCCAAATTCCGATGCTTACGCGTAATAGAAAATTGGATAATCAACTTTAAACTTTTTCGTTCCGCATCAGAAAATTTAATTTTTTCATTGTCTTCAACACTATCAATTAACTTATTTCCAAACTCTGTTTCCTGAATTACCTTTTCATCCGAAAGTAAATCAGATTTTAATTCATATTTCGTTTTTCCTTCGGTATTCTGCGGTTGATAGCCGTTCTTAACTCTATGGGTAGCAATCGCTATATGTAACAGAATATTATTGAAGTCAAATGTATTCAAATAAATATTTTCTAATTGAGTTAATCTTCTTATTGAATTTGAAATCTGAACTACGTCTATATCAGGGAAACTTTCTTGAATAGTCTTCGTTCCAATGAATGTCTGCTTTGATTCACGGTACAGAATATCACTGATTAATCGTCTCTTATTCATTTCACTACCGATTAGGGCCCAGTCATCACCACTCTGCTTCAATTCCAATTCAAAAGGCTTAACGTACTGCTGAATCTCCCGGAAAAGTTTAACTACTGTGGATTCACTTAAATATAGTTGATCTGCTACATCGTACAAATTTAACTTTTTCTGTTGAGTAAACTCATTAGTCAAAACTCGTTTAATACTTTCGTAATCTGAATTGTCATTGTTGGTACTATTTACTTTTTTCTGGTTAAATTTATACCCTTTATTGCTAACAAAAATAGCTGTAGCATCGATTAAATCTTTTGCGTAGCGTTTAATACTACGTTGAGATACACCAATTACCACAGCTAATTCGTTAGAGGTATGCCATCCAGGGTTATTTTGTAAATAGTCCCATAATTCTTTCTTATGGTCTTTACGCAAATAACTCATCTCCGTATACGTCTTTTATATTTCTTTTCCATTTGATGAAATAACATTCTTATACCAATAGTAGCTGTCCTTCAATAAACGCTTACCACTACCATTACCTTCATCATCTTTATCTACATAGATAAATCCATAGCGTTTGGACATTTGTTGTGATGAACAACTAACAATATCAATTGGACCCCATGCACAGTATGCAATAACTTTTGCACCGTCATGAATTGCTCTACCGACTTGTTCGATATGCTCACTCAAATAATCTGAACGGTAATCATCATGAATCTTACCATCCTCCACTTTGTCATACATACCGATACCATTTTCAGCAATAATAATTGGCTTTTGATAACGATCCCAATACTGACTAAGCGTGTTGTATAGACCTTGTGGATCCACGGCCCATCCCCATGGACTTTCCTTCAAATAAGGGTTCTTACTATTATCCGATGGACGATACTCGTTCTTTGAGGCATCAACCATCTTGGAGTAATAGTAAGAAATTGCTAAGAAGTCCATATGGTTATCTGCTAATAGTTTCATATCGTCATCTTTAATATCAAGTTTGTCACCGCGTTCAGCAAAATAGTTCTTAGCATACTCAGGATAATATCCACGGAATTGAACATCAGTGAAGAAATATTGTAAACGATTTTGACGCATTGCTAAAATCACATCATCAGGTTTACAACTGGCTGGATAAGCAGTCCCATCCGCAACCATAGTACCAATTTGAATGTCTGGATTATTTAATGATTTGGCATATTGTTTAATCCATGCAGCAGCAACCATTTGATTATGAACAGCTTGATACAAGGCTTCTTCTTCATTCTCATACTGATCAGCACAGACTCCGACAGATAGGAATGGTTCAATTTGAACCATGTTAATTTGATTTACAACAATCCAATATTTAACTTTCTTACCAAACCAGTCTAATAATGTTTTTCCGAATTTCTCAAACATTGGAATAACTTCTCTGTTAGGCCATCCACCATACTTAACAGTTATGTTGATTGGAGTTTCATAATGGTTCATCGTGATAATTGGTTCAATACCCAAATCAAGCATGGCATCAATCATTTTATTGTAATGTTCTAGCGAACTCTTATTGGGCTCAGAATCATCACCATTAGGGAAAATACGTGACCAATCTAATGAAGTTCTAAGTGTTTTGAATCCCATATCAGCCAAAAGTTTTAAATCATCAGGATACGTATGGTAGAAATCAATTCCAAAACGTTTTGGATAATAATTCTTAGTATCATGCATATTAGCTTTCACTTGCTCTAATTGCATACCTTGAGTTTCTAGCTCTTGAATTTTTTCATTAGATAATCCTTTTAAATACGGTTGGACATCAGATGAATTCAATCCTTTACCATCTTCTTTGTAAGCACCATCAGCCTGACTGGCTGCTTGAGCACCACCCCAAAGAAAGTTATCTGGGAAATATGGATATCTGCTATCTTTCATAATTTATCTCCTTATCTAGTTTTTTGATCGCGCTTTTCAAATACTGTAATCAAGTGTTTGGCAAAATTATATTCACTCATAATAGTCATTAAAGTATCTTGGGCATGTGTAAATAACACTGAATACTTAACTTCTTCGCCTTCTGCTTCTTCCTGAAGTTTCTTAGTTTGCAATCTATGTGCAATAACTAACTTTTCGTCAGCTTTTTTTATATTTTCTTTTGCAGAAATGTAATTGAAATCTCCGATGTCATCTAATGCATTAGCTATAAATGCTCGGGCATCACCGGCATTAATAATAATTTCCATCGTATCTTTGACTGATTTATTATCAAACTCTTCCTCTGCCATAAGATGTCTTCCTCCTAAAAATAAAATCTTTTAATTTCGTGCTGCTTCTTCTTGAAGAACTTGTCCATCATAAACTTTAAAGAATGGGAACCAGATTAACCATGCGACTACAAAGATAATTGCCATTAAAATGATTGCACCAACTGATGGGCTAACAATCCATGTTGAAATTGGAAATGGAATGTACCACATCTGCATTAATGCCTTTGGAATTGCGGCCAAGCCCATCTTTAAACCAAGCCAAGTAATAATTGGAATAACAATACCGTTGATCCATAGAGGAATCATCAAGTATGGGTTCCAAACAACAGTACCAAAAACAAGTGGTTCATTTATATTGAATAATGATGGAACAATACAAGCCTTACCTAGTGCTTTTAAACGTTGAGATTTAGCCATCAACAACATCATTAAAGCTAAAGGCATGGTACATCCAACACCACCAATCCATGCCCAACCACTGTAAATAACTTCACTAGTGAAGACATGAGTTGCAGGATTGCCAGCAGCAACTGCAGCAACATTAGCTGCAATGCCACCAAGCATTAATGGTTGAGTGACTGGAGAAAGTACCCAACCAGATATACCCATTGAATAAATAAAACAGTCTAAGAACAAAATGAATGTAAATCCATAAATTGTATCTGCTCCTGATGCTAAAGGTGCGAATATCGATTGAATTGCGTTATACATATTAAAATGTGCTACATCTACTAATAGCCAACCAAATATAATAATAATTCCAATAGGTAACATAGAATCAAACCATGATGTTACAAAATCCGGAATCACTGTATCTTCACTAAAGAATGAAAATCTTCCAAAAGCCTCCATTATCAAACTGACAAAAATAGCAACAATAATGGCGACAAACATACCACCTGCACCAAATTCACTAAAACTAAATGAAGCTGTAGCTCCTGAATTAGTGAACTTTGGATTAATTAACATCATAAACAAAGCGACAGATGTTAATCCAGCGATAATACGCTGTTTTTTAAGCTTCTTATATTCCATATAGTTGAATGGAACCAGAAACGCAACAAAAATTGATAATAGTCCAAAAGTAAAGTTGCTTACCGGTGTAAAATCAGGCCACCAATTCCAGAAATTTCCAGGAATATTTAGCAAACTAACTACTGAACCAACA contains:
- the yhfZ gene encoding GntR family transcriptional regulator YhfZ; the protein is MREIQYQKKGIALIYLAKKFFTLGVGDKVPTVDELCNETNTSRGTMQSALETLKTDKAIVTVSKGHMGTYLVDQDQDKLLNYLDDRNIVCAMPLPYTKYYEGLSTGFYKSFEDKKLNLNLAYVNGSINRLNGLNSNRYDFIVTSGLTADYLVKHNDVDLVTLLPQKTYVSEHVIVHKKGRNDFIYDGMSIGVDSYSIDYKILTQEIVKNHDVKMIETPYNQIVQRIENGSIDAAIWNRDEVEEKNYPVSYSPIDSELVKKSSSAALLCKKGNTFIKEIVQRYADIDKITSVQKAVISGEILPEY
- a CDS encoding BglG family transcription antiterminator, which gives rise to MSYLRKDHKKELWDYLQNNPGWHTSNELAVVIGVSQRSIKRYAKDLIDATAIFVSNKGYKFNQKKVNSTNNDNSDYESIKRVLTNEFTQQKKLNLYDVADQLYLSESTVVKLFREIQQYVKPFELELKQSGDDWALIGSEMNKRRLISDILYRESKQTFIGTKTIQESFPDIDVVQISNSIRRLTQLENIYLNTFDFNNILLHIAIATHRVKNGYQPQNTEGKTKYELKSDLLSDEKVIQETEFGNKLIDSVEDNEKIKFSDAERKSLKLIIQFSITRKHRNLEDTVKHSTVVLVDDLIKYVNSMLNIDLRVLNFREQFAIHIQRLLERSSRGYVERNPMTASIRKSSPIIYECAVLISNRMEEIEHVTLEDDEIAYIAMHIGNAVSEYINDLHKLYVVVLMPDYQNDTDDFASRLERLFSQDMVIGSVVHTPEMINEKDYPRKVDFVIQVNSEYQLPGINHANISQFMTQADYKRINQLIESHKHQQQKINFTSNLERFFPKDNFKVVDDKVERDDIFQTVCDELESKNVIPEKFSDKLKARENMSSTAFGRVAIPHSMQMIALKTQGYVVIAPKGILWNEDNHEVNLMFLLAVNKENKQSYRNIFDDLSQIAVDPKNIAELVKARTYEEFIKQLTNLL
- a CDS encoding DUF2620 domain-containing protein, translated to MIKIVIGGQMGKDEIEADLKKMIGDKDVEITVKNDLEAAMSIQAGEADYYIGACETGAGGALAMATALLGSDKTVTVASPSKVLSEEEIADQINNKGKVAFGFTINTKDTVLPILVKYLVK
- a CDS encoding PRD domain-containing protein; this translates as MKETTEEKLKVLHRLGKLDQDSFDFLTDVDDYFLKNYYSNDNEMLLIHLSVAINRMFENKKVDEMPDELWQQVSGKPEYKVARSVWNDLKSKSPVEFTEGETKYILLHVLNILRRNQND
- a CDS encoding PTS lactose/cellobiose transporter subunit IIA, with product MAEEEFDNKSVKDTMEIIINAGDARAFIANALDDIGDFNYISAKENIKKADEKLVIAHRLQTKKLQEEAEGEEVKYSVLFTHAQDTLMTIMSEYNFAKHLITVFEKRDQKTR
- a CDS encoding glycoside hydrolase family 1 protein, whose translation is MKDSRYPYFPDNFLWGGAQAASQADGAYKEDGKGLNSSDVQPYLKGLSNEKIQELETQGMQLEQVKANMHDTKNYYPKRFGIDFYHTYPDDLKLLADMGFKTLRTSLDWSRIFPNGDDSEPNKSSLEHYNKMIDAMLDLGIEPIITMNHYETPINITVKYGGWPNREVIPMFEKFGKTLLDWFGKKVKYWIVVNQINMVQIEPFLSVGVCADQYENEEEALYQAVHNQMVAAAWIKQYAKSLNNPDIQIGTMVADGTAYPASCKPDDVILAMRQNRLQYFFTDVQFRGYYPEYAKNYFAERGDKLDIKDDDMKLLADNHMDFLAISYYYSKMVDASKNEYRPSDNSKNPYLKESPWGWAVDPQGLYNTLSQYWDRYQKPIIIAENGIGMYDKVEDGKIHDDYRSDYLSEHIEQVGRAIHDGAKVIAYCAWGPIDIVSCSSQQMSKRYGFIYVDKDDEGNGSGKRLLKDSYYWYKNVISSNGKEI